The sequence AGAACATAATCAGAATAAACGGCAAAAAAACCGCTCCAGCAGCAGTTGGAGAGTAGCCTTGTACCTGAATTAAATTAAAGGGAACAAAATATAAAACCCCTCCTAAAGCTGAATATAATAATAATGTTAATAAATTTGCACCGCTAAAAGTACGCGATTTAAATAAATATAAAGGCATCATTGGACCGTAAATATTAGCTTCTACAAATACAAAGGCACCTAAAAGTATTAATCCTATGATAATGCTGCTAATTACTAAAGGATGAGAAAGCCCTAAAATAGAAGATTCAATTAATCCGAATACTGCCGCTCCTAAGCCCAAAGTTATCAACATCGCTCCCCAATGATCGAGACGGGTAAATTCGCGATCGCGACTTTCGGGAACGTACCGAAATAAAACGGATAGAATTATAATTGCTAGTGGAACGTTAATAAAAAATATCCACCGCCAAGATAAATTTTCTAGCAGCCAACCGCCCAAAACTGGTCCTAATGCCGAAGTTATAGCTGTAAAACCAGACCAAATACCAATAGCTTTTCCTCGCTCATAATCGCCAAAAGAAGCGCTGAGAATAGCTAAACTTCCAGGAACTAATAAAGCTCCACCAATGCCTTGAAAAGCACGAGCAACAATTAATTGATTTATATCAGGTGATAAAGCACACCATCCAGAAGCAAGAGCAAATAAAGCAATCCCACAAGCATAAATTAATCTTCTTCCAAATCTATCTCCTAAAGACCCACCAACTAAAATTAAAGCAGCTAAAAACAAAGCATAAGACTCTACTACCCACTGCAGTTGAGTCGCGTTTGCATTCAAAGCTTCTTGCAATACAGGTAGCGCTACATTGACAACAGTGCCATCAATCATTGCCATACTCGAACCGAGTATAGTCGCCACTAGTACCCAACGTTCGGTAATACGAGAACAAGAAGTGGAGCATCGCTTAGCTTTAATTACTCCGGCATCACATGGCGGTTTCACAATGTTTGACATCTCAAGCCACTAAGAGCGCAACTTTCAAAATTTTACCGGAAGTTGTTGATTTTTCTCTACTAAATATTAATTCGCATTTTTGTCAATAATCTTATTATCGATTTTTCATATATAAAAGGTATATTTTGTCTGGTGCAGGTACAATTATTTTTGATTAATAAAAAATGATTTTTTATTAACAGTATTCGCTAAAAAATCACGCTAAATATGGTGTTTCAGAGATTGGAAACCCCTAATTTTCTTTATTTTGGGCTAATTTGCGTAATTCCCAATTAAATAATTTACCAAGGTTATATTAAAATAATTTTTGGGTACAAACGCTTTGTCTCAGTTTACTGCGGAGCGCGACTACTTATTAATTATGTTTGTCTTTTCTAGTTAGCATCAAAATGGCTGAAAATTCCGATCGTCAAAAAAGGATTATGGAGCATCTTGCTCGTAGCACCAATGATTTTATTAAACCTAAACTAAATTCTGTTGAAAGGAAGCAACAAATATTAGAGCATATTCGTTTAACTAAGAATTAAGTTTTTTGAGGTGGGAGATTCCCACCTTTTTTTATGTTTAAGCTCGATTGAAGAGGCGCATTTTGCGTGTAGAGGAGGCAAAACGCAGTCAAGTCGTAGCGGTGAGCGGGGTTCTCTCGCAGAATGTTGTTGTTTCACCCCTTTGCTATAAGGGTTTTCCTATTACTGCACTACATCAATTTTGAAGAGTTGAGGCACTAAGAATGTGTTACCTAGCAAAATTGCTCGAGCAGAGCAGCAGTGTTAAAAAATACACGCAATTATATTTGTTTACTATCAATAAATTTAATCAACCATAACGGTTATTATAATTACAAACTTTTTATTCAAATAAAAGCAATCAAAATCTTATAGAAATATTAATTAGTAGTGACGAAACAATACAGCTTATACAGAATTTAAACTATTTACAATTAGCTCGATAAAATTTTATTGCTTCAGCGTATATAAATGACATTTTTTAGATAAAATAATTTTATAATAATAGTTAATAAAACAGCTAACTTATGTATGATAAGCATTTTAGTCTGTTTTACAATAACTATTGATTGTAATTTACGTATTGAGAATATATAAATTATACTCAAAAATTATATTTTTCGGCAATTCTATTTACATAAACCTACTTGATTAAGCATAAACAATCACTTGTAGAAAACAAGAACCATTAATTAATTCTTTTTCAAATCGATAATCTGGATAAAAGCGCTTCACTTGTAGTCAGTTTTCTAAGAACAATGAAATCCCCCGAATCTAACGTAGATAATCAAGAAAATCCTTCTCCAAAAAAGACACAGTCGCTACGATTACCGCAACGTTTACTGTTAATTTTGCTACCTATAGCTTTAACTATTGGTGGAGTTGCAATACTTGTTAAATTACTTGCTCGCCAAAATAACTCCTCGCCAAATACTACAGTTAAAAAACCGCTCATTTCAGTTAAGCTAGCCGAAGCAAAAGTAGGAAAAATAACAGAAAGTTCGGAGTTTATTGCTAGTTTGCAATCATTAAACTCAGAGACTCTTCAAGCAAATGTTCAAGGTAAAATATCTCAAATTTTCGTTAAAAAAGGAAATCAAGTAGCAGCACAAGCACCTTTATTGCAAATTAGCTCAAGCAATCAACCTGCTCAAACTAACAATAATAGTGCTAGCAACGGTGCAGCAGTGCCAACGATTAAACCGCAATTACAAAATGCTCGCGCTCAACTCCAAGAATTGCAAGCTCAACAATTATCAAAAATTCAAAGCTTGAAACTAATTCAACAACAATACGAAAAATATTCTAACTTAGCCTCACAAGGAGCCGTATCAAAGCAAGCTAAGGACGAATATGCTAAAAGACTTGAAGCAGCTAAAATAGATTTGAATAATTTGAATACCAAAATAGCAGCACAACAAGCCGCTATATTTAAATTAGAACAAACACTTCAACAAGCACAAATTCAAAATACTGCAACTAGCCTTGCTGCTCCTAAAACGCCGTCACAACTACAGCAGTCTAGAATTAAGGCTCCTTTTAAAGGTACCGTAGCAAATATTTTAGTCAAAGTAGGAGACTCAGTAAAGCCTTCGACGAGAGTAGTTACAGTAACTCAAAATCAACCTTTAGAAGTTGACATACCAGTTTCTTTAGAAAAACAATCCCAGCTACGCAAGGGAATGTTAATAGAAATAATCGATTCTAAAGGTAAAAAGATAGGTACGGGAAAAGTTTTTTTTATTGCGCCAGAAGTTAACTCTAATACTCGCACCATATTAGTAAAAGCATTATTTGATAACACACAAAGGAAAATGCGAGCAGGGCAATTTGCTAAAGCCAGAATTAATTGGAATCAAGATTCTGGATTGTTAATTCCCACTACAGCGGTGTTTCGTATTGCAGGAGAAGCTTTTGTGTATGTAGCCCAAAGATTAAATTCAACTGCGCCAAATTCTCAATTAGTAGCTAGACAAAAACAGGTAAAACTAGGTAAAACCGTAGGTAATCAATATCAAGTTATTGAAGGATTACAGCCGGGAGAAAAAGTTATTGTTTCCAGGTTATTGAATATCAATAATGGTGATATTTTAACTGCGGAATAATTGAATATTTTTTACTTAGCAATCGCTTTTCGCGAGATCGAGTCTAAATGTCCTTGTCGTAGAGCATCTCAATTCTTGGCAATAGCATTTTCTGCCTTTGAATAAATGATGAATAGTTCAATCTATAATACAGTAGTAATTTATCTTGGCATATTACTACCAAAAGCGGTTATATTATTTAGCCTAGATAGCCAATGCTCTAAATGTTTCTAATAAGGGTTGCCTAACCACCAAAACCATATATCATACAAATAAATTAACAGAAATTAACAATGGTAGAACCTCCAATTAAAAAATCTGACCGTAAACCGAAACCAGAAACAGAAGGCAGTTCTAGTTCTGAGAATAGAAGTTTTACCCCTCCTGTTAAAAAGGATCGTAAAGAGCGAGACAACGATAGAGATAATGACAGAAGCAACGATAGAGTCAACGATAGAGGCAACGATAGAGGCAACGATAGAGGTAGGAGTAAAGGTAAAGGCAGAGGTAGAAAATCTGGAAGAGATGAAATAAAGCCTCCAGTAAATCCTGCATTAGCACGTCCTCCCAAACCGTCTAAGCCTCCTGTCAAAGTTGAAGAAACTGTTGCCGAAGAATCTTCAGAGGTAAGTGAAGCAGCAACAGAAGAAGCGGCAACAGAAGTTGTTGCAGAAGAATCGCAAGATTCAAATGAAGAACAAAATAATTCCTAACTTACTAATTAGTTTCAAGGAGAGGGGAGAGAAGAAGGGCACAAGGAGGCACGGAGAAATTAGCTCCTTTAATCCAAAGTTAAAAACCCCATAGCTTCTCACTCCTTACTCCTACTCCCTTCCCGGCTTTATGATTTCCTATATTGGGGAGAGGGGGTAGAAAAAAAGAATTTTTTGATAGGTAATTTTAGAGTCAGCTGGAAGTAACTGTTCACTTCTTTACACGTTCTCCAAAGCGTATCAATCTTTCTATCATGGCAAGACGATTTTCCCACACCCCAACTTGATAGGGATTATTCAAAGCTTGTCGGCGCATCAAACTTCTAAATTGAGATTGAAAGCGAGTTACTGATGCTTTTGTTGCTTGTAAGTTGGCTTGAGATGGTGATTCTGCAAGCCGTTCTAAAGCGTTTTCTAAGATTTCTGCTTGAGAATTAAATTGGGAAATGCCGCTAGCTGACATTTTTAGCTGCTTATTTTGTAATGCAAATTCCCATTCTTTTTGCAAGGAAGCATAACGTAAAGCGGCAGTTTTGAACGGTTGACGGTAAGGAATCGGTTCTTCTTTGGGTTTATTCCCCTGAGTTCTGTTGAAAACTTGCTGTAGCTGCTGATTTTGCAAGTTCTCCGCTGCAAATAGCGCGTAGCCACCCACTGGTAAATCTCTAATTAACTGTATTTGGTCAAAAGCTCCTAAAGTTGGTAAATTTAACAAACGAATTCCCGGAACTAATAAAGTAGAACCTAATTTTTTCGATACAATCCAAGGTCGTGCTAATCTACTGAAAGTCTGAGTATCCAAAGCGTAAGTCATGGGGACAATTAAGTCTATATCGCCTCGTTTTGCCCAAACTTCCCAATGCTGCTGTAATTTTCCAATTCTTTCTTTTTCTGGTAGAGGAAAAACTGCTACAGACATAATTAAGTCTGGTTTTTTTTGTCGCATTTTTTGCGAAACTTGAGCGACAAAGCTATCTATCTGTTGAGTGCGAAAATCCGTCCATTTTTTCCAAAGATTGCGTTGACGCGGCGAAATTTTAAGCGGATCGATTCCATAACGCTGTTTAAATACACTTCTTGCAGCTTTTCCATAGCCGTAACTACGATTCCTTTGATGATCTTGAAAAGGATAGCGAATATAGTCTAAATGTAAACCGTCTACTTTATAGCGGGTAACAATTTCTTCGTACTGATTTAATAAATACTGTCTTAACTGGGGATTCGCTGGGTCAAAAAATGGTTTATTTTGACCTTGAGGAATCATTTTTCCCCGTCTATCATAACCAGCCCAATCGGGATGGGCGGCTAATACGGGGCCGGGATAGTTAGGATTAATACCTAAAATTTTATTATGCCGCTGGTTTCCTGCGGCAAACACCCATACCCAAGCATGTAATTCCATACCTCGGTTGTGGGCTAATTTAACAGCTGATTTTAATGGGTCCCAGTTACGAGTTAAAGGATTTTGCTGAGGTGCAACTTTGCTGGGATAAACTGTATAACCAGCATTTACCGTTTCAAAAAATACCGTATTAATTCCTGCTTGTGAAAGTCTATCGAAGATTTTAGCTAATCCTTCTTCGTTTCTGGCTTTAACAATCGTTCCCCTATCAAGCCAAATTGCTCGAATTTCTGGTTGAGCAAACCTTTGATTTACAGGGAATTGATTCCATAAAGAATTTTTTGCTGCTAACCACTGCCTGCGAGCTTCAGCGTATTTTTTCCTTGCGACTAATTGCGGTATTTGTTTAACAACTTCTTTAGCTTGCGATACTGCTTGTTGGCTGCTAAAACTTAATGTTGCAGGTTGGCTGGATGCAAATTCTGCTGCCACATTTGCCTTTGCGGATTGAGAATTTCCGTTGCTTACTGCTGCAACCGATAAATTAGCACTTTCAACTCGACCGATTAATTTGAGTAATTCTTGCTGTAGAGCTACTAATTCATTGCGACTAATCGGTTTGCGTGAATTAGGTTTGACATCAAGACGTACCTTATCCTGCAAATTATCTATTGCTTCGTCAGATAGCTCGTCGGAGCGTCGAAAGTTAATATTTGAAGAAGGATTATTAGGGATTGCGGCAGTAATATTAAACGGAGCGGAAGTTGGAGTCGAACTTGTATTTATTTGGCTTAAGGAATTGGGTGAATTTTCAGCAACAACAGCATCAGAACATTCAGTAGAAGCACCTGGAATACTTTTAACCGCATTGGGTGAATTAGCATGTCGCTTCAAGGCTGCTTGCAACCAAGCACTATCCAAATTGGGATTTGCGGCGGTATCTGCTCCCCATCGCCAACCAAAAAAAGTAGAACGTGAGTTAGCTAACACTGCTGCGGAATTATCTTTCTTATTCCATACCGCTGCTGTTTGAGTTGGTGAATTCGGAACTACAACACCACCGCGAACTTCTCCAATCAATTTTTTATTGTTAGCCCATCGGTGTGGCTTCGCTTTAGAAGGTTGAAGCATCTGGGGTGAATCTAAACTGAATCCCCAATAACCTCCTAAGATATTTTTCACCAATCGACGTACTCCCGGCGCAGATAAACTTGCCACCGGACCACTTGCGATAACCCGCCCGCCTTTACCTACCCATTCTTCTAAGCTAATTGCCTGTGATGGTGTCAGTGTTTCTACGTTGGGTAAAAACAGCACCGTGCGGCTTCCCCAATCGGCAGTATTTCTAACTTTATTTAAAGGAATTACGCAATAATTAACTCCAGATGCTTGCAGACGAGCGGTTATACCTTTCCACTGATTGGCATTTTCGCGGCTTTGAATAACACTAATAACTGGTTCAGTTGATGCCGTCGCAGGTAAAATATTTAGTAAAGTACAAGCGATAAACTGACATTTGAAAAATAATAATTTGGTCTTAATAGACTTTAATTTAACTTTTCTGATACCTTTGTGCTGTTTTCTCACTATTTCACCCCTCATTGGATTTTGGTTTACTGATTGACGCTACTGTATCTACATCTACTGATAAGCTAATTTTTTATATAAATAACCAATTAGAATAATTTATGAGCAACAAATCAAGAGTTTATTAAACAGATAAAAAATATTTATAGAGGATTTATAGATAGTTTCATAAATAAATCCGCTTGATATTAATTCCCGTTACGCTTCTGGCAATTTTAGATAAAAAATTTTCCCTCACTCCCTCTCTCTCTCACTCTCTCCCTCAATCCCAAACGGTAATCTTTTACAGGAAAGGGAGTAACTTCCAACCCCTAACTATCTAATCCTATTGAATGCAAACTTTAATTAGCTCCTCTACGTTTGTAACTGGAAAAATCTCCGTTTTTAAACTGTTAGCAACTTCCTCGACTGTTTTATCGTCTAAAAACACTTGCTCTCCATGCTTTAACATCACACTTGGTAATAAAATCCCAGCACCTAAATCTTCATCCTGTAATTTCAACAGCAAATCGTGACCGGTTAATAAACCAGTAACGCTGATATCTTGTCCCCAATAATCGCTAGATAAAGCACGCATATTAACAGATAAACCTTCCACCTCATTTAACTGTTTTTCAATTGGTTGAAAAGCTTGCTCAACTGCATTCCCTACTACCCAAGTTAATTTTCTTGGCTTAACTTTTTGCGGCAATAATTCTCTTGCTGTTTGTAAAAACTCCTTGATAAACAAACGAATTGAACCAACACCATTATCAATTTGAGGATAATCTTCGTATTCAGCTTCACATGGTAATTCCTCTCCTGCAATTAAAAACCATTCATCAGCCAACCATACACAATTTGAACCAAAAGTTTCCTTGAATTCTTGCTGCAATTTCCGCACTTGAGAAATAACTTCTCCTGCTTTCTTTCGCGTCACCGGTGTAAGTTCATCTTCTTGAGGACGAAACCGCGTCAAACCCACTGGTACCACTGCAACAGAAGCGACAGCAGGTAATTCACCGGTATGAAAAGACGCTAAATCGCGCAGAGTTTTTTCTAAGTGTACGGCATCATTGATACCAGGACAAACAACTACTTGTGCGTTAATTTGTAGCCTTCTTTCCTGAAACCACCTGATATTATCGAGAATTTCTCCCGCTCGTTGATTTTTGAGCAATCTAATTCTTACTTCGGGTTCGGTAGCATGAACCGATACATAAAGCGGTGACAGTCGCATCTGTTCGATTCTTTGCCATTCTCGTTGCGGCAGATTAGTTAAAGTCAGGTAAGAACCGTAGAGAAAACTTAAGCGATAATCATCATCTTTAAAGTAAAGACTAGAGCGTTTACCAGGCGGTTGTTGATCGATAAAACAGAAAGGGCAGCGATTATTGCACTGAATTAAACCATCAAAAAGTGCAGTTTCAAATTCTAAACCTAAATCATCATCGTAATCTTTTTCAATTTCAATTTGATGAGTTTTTCCTTTCTCATCCAAAATTTCTAATTCTAAAACTTCATCAGCACATAAGAACTGATAATCAATTAAATCTCGGGGGCGCATACCATTAATACTAACGATTGCATCGCCAACTTCAAATCCAATTTCTGCGCCGATAGAATCCGGCAAAATTTTAGTAATGCGGGCAGGACTTATGTTCATCATTTAGGGCTTAAGAGTTGATAATTATGAGTTACGAGTTAGGAATTAATAATCATAATTATTTTAAGGTATTTATAGTTTCCTCGATAAAAAATACTCAAATACAAAAAAATAACTAGCTTTAAGTAAATTTAGTAAATCTAGTAAATACCGTTCATTTTATAATTAATTTTTTCCTGCTCCCAGCTTCTCATTCCTCCCTCCTAACTCTTAACTATTTTCCAAGAATCCCGTAGCAATGCTACCTAATATCAAAATTCCAAACACCAACCGATACCAAACAAACACCCAGGTACTTTGAGTTTTCAGGAAGCGCAGCAAACTAGCGATCGCTAAATAAGAAAATACCCCTGAAGAGACTATTGCTGCTGTCAAAGAAGTCATTTGACTAGCATCAACTCCTGCTGATAACAAATCCTGCAACTTAACTAATCCAGCCAAAGAAATAGCGGGAATACCCAGCAAAAACGAAAATCTTGCTGCTGTTTCTCGCTCTAAATTTAAAAACAGCCCTGCTGTTAAAGTTGAACCACTTCGCGATACACCAGGTATTAGCGCCAAAGCTTGAGCAAAACCCATTAGTAATCCATCTAACATTACTAAATTTTCAAAATCACGCCGACGTTTGCCAAGTTTTTCCGCTAACCCCAACAGTATGGACATGACTATAGAAGCAATTGCGATCGCGCTCATACTCCGCAGCGGCGAGTTATCGAAATCGGGAATAAAAATTTTAATAATTATCCCAAATAAAAGTATGGGCAATGTGCCAAAAAGAATACCGATACACAAACGAAAATCAAAGTCCATATAGTCAGAAAGCACCATAGCCCTGGTAGCACCTCTGAAAATCCTGGACAAATCTTTCCAGAAATACCACAGTACCGCAGCAATACTTCCTAACTGAATTACCGCACTAAAAGCGACTCCTGGATCTCCCCAACCCAGCGCTACAGGAACAGCTTTTAAATGAGCCGTGCTGCTAATTGGTAAAAATTCTGTTGCACCTTGTACAAAGCCTAAAAAAATCGCTTGCCATACCTTCATTTGCTGCACTCCATCGGCTGCTGTAGAAGGTTGATTGGCAAACGTTTTTAATGGATGTATCGCAATGCTGAGTATGGCGGATGCTACAGCTAAAAACCAGAATAATTGACGTTGAATAAAATTACGTACATTTGTTCTTGCCATTAAAGCAAAAGCAAACCTTCGTGTTTCACAAAGCTTTTTGTCATTATTCATCACAATCCGCCAGTTATTATTGTTTGTTCAAGATCCAATGTCTATATCTTGCATAAACAATCAGTATACTCAAGACTACAACTATACAAACAGCGAGCAGTTATCAGTGAGCAGTTATCAGTTACCAATTACCGATTACCAATTACCGATTACCAATACCCAGTTTATTTATAATTAACTCCCAACTCCCAATTCTTAACTCATATATTCTCAAGTACACCGAAGTATAAACCAGCTAATATAGCAATACCAAATATCAAGCGGTACCAAACAAATATCCAGGTACTTCTGGTTTTTAAGAATTTTACTAACCAAGCAATTGCTAAATAAGAAAATATCCCGGATGATATTACACTTGCTATCAAGGTAAGAATTTGCGAACTCTCAACTCCCACTTCTAATAAATCTTTAAGTGAGATTAAGCCAGCTAAGCTAATAGCGGGAATACCTAATAAAAAGGAAAATCTTGCTGCTGTTTCCCTTTCCAAACCCATAAATAATCCTGCTGTCAAAGTAGAGCCGCTTCTAGAAACACCAGGTATCAACGCCAAAGCTTGAGCGCAACCCATCAATATTCCATCAATCATTCCCAATTTTTCAAAATTACGCTGTCTGCTGCCTTTTATTTCTGCTAGCCCCAATAACAGCGCCATCACAATCGAAACGATTGCTATAACCACCATACCCCGGACAGTATTTTCATAAAACTCTTCAAAAACAATTTTGAGTAAAAGCCCCAAAATTACTATAGGAAATGTTCCTATGGCAATTCCCAAAGCAATGCGAAAATCAGTATCTTGATAATCTTTGCGTCTTATAGCAATATACGCGCCACTAAGAACTCTCGTTAAATCTCCCCAGAAGTACCACAGTACGGCAACAATACTACCAAGCTGAATCACGGCACTAAAAGCTGAGCCTGGATCTCCCCAACCAAGTGCTACTGGTACAGCCTTTAAATGAGCCGTGCTGCTGATGGGTAAAAATTCTGTGGCACCTTGGACAAAACCCAAAAAAATGCCTTGCCAGACGTTCATTTGCGAAGCCCCATCGACAACAGCAGTGCTGGCATCTTGACTCAAAACTTTTAATGGAAATGTCGCTACTGATAAAACACTACTTCCTATCATCAATAACGGAAACAGCAAACGTTTGGATACAGCCATGAATATACCTATCTACCCGTAATTACCAACGATTACACTTTCAACCACTTCTGTACTGTTTACAGGAAAAAATACGGCTATTGATTATTTATTCCTGTTTACTTAGAGCCTTGAAGCCTAATTCTCGCTACAGCATACCTGTAAACCAAGATTTTTTATTTATGATTTTTTTAAAGATTTTATAGTTGGCTACAATTAGGTTATTATGACTATGCCCCCCCAGGGGATAGGATATACCCAGTGAAGGGTTGTAATTGAACCTTAAGAAAAGTTAATCTTTGTAAAGAAGATTAAAATATTGACTAATAATACCTTGTATTCATATCCAGTTTTTAACCCCGTGACTCAAACACTTGAAAGTCTCGAATCTTTAGAAATCAAGACAATAGCGAATCAAAAAGTGATAACCACAGTAATACCCCTACATAAAGAGAAAGATGAGAATTTGACATCTTTCTCAACCTCTCCCCTAACGCCTCTGTTTTCTGGGGTTATATTCCGACAAGCTTTACTGGTATTTGCTGCGGCAGTATTTTTAGTGTCGGTACCTGTATTCATTGAAGCGCCTTTAGTAAGAGCGCTACCGTGGTTGAGTGTGGCTTTAACAGCAGCTTGGGTATGGTTAAGTAAAAAATTGATGTCACGCAGTTCTACTTATATTTGGGGGGATTTACTCTTAGGCTTCAGTTGGAGTTGGTTGGCTGGTTCTATATATTGGGGTTGGCTGCGCTGGGAACCTTTGTGGCATTTACCCGTAGAATCAATTGGTTTGCCTTTTGCTATTTGGTGTTTGTATCGTAATTGGGGCAAAGTCGGCAACTGGTTTTACTTTGGTTCTCTGCTGGGCACAGTTTTGACCGACATATATTTTTACATAGTGGACTTAATACCGTATTGGCGGCAGATTATGCTTGTAGAGCCAGAAGCAGCTTCACCTGTTTTAAAAGCAGCACTTTCGCAAGTACAAACACCAGCAGGAGAGGCTTGGGCAATTATCTTAGCTGTAGTGTTGTTAAGCATTGGAATTATACCTTTAAAATATAAGCAGCTACACTGGTATGCTTTTAGTGGAGCAGTTTTGAGCACAATTTTAGTAGACAGCTTATTCTTAATCGCTGCCGTTCTAGCTTGAGTAGAGGATATCGGCTTTTGCGAACGCTACTAATGGTTGTAAAAATTCAATCATTGATTGTTTTCAATAATTTTTTGCAAAAATCTTACTCTAAATCCCTGGGAGTAAATATTAGATATATTGATAAGCTGTATATTAGTTTTTGATAACTGCTGTGTTTGAATTAAGCTAATTACTACGAGCATCTGTCGTTTATGCGTTATCTGTGATGAATGACATATCAGTAGTAACTGGCTTAACACTTTGTGTAAGTTTGATGGAAAGAGGTAGAAAATCGTGAAACGATTGGCGCATTTAGTAACAATATTTAGTTTGTTAATCGGGTTTTGGGGATGGTTAGGCTCTGGGGGAGCAGCCCAAGCAGCAAATTTAAATCAATTCGCTGTTAATAACGCTCCTATTTTTGCAATTGATTCGTCCCGAGTACTACGGAATCGAGCAGATGAAAAGCTTGCAGATGTTTATGGTGACAAAATTGATTTAAACAATACTAACATCGGAGCTTTTCAAAGATATCGGGGACTATATCCTACACTTGCTAAGAAGATAGTCTTTAACGCTCCTTACGACAATGTAGAAGATGTGCTTGATCTTGAAGGTTTGAGCGAAAGACAAAAACAACGTTTACAGGCTAACTTGGAGAACTTCACAGTTAACCCACCAGAAGAAATCTTTATTGATGGCGATGAGCGCATCAATAATGGTATTTACAGATAATCACTTTTGTGGTTTGAAATATCTCAGTTGTTAATTCTGGCTTTTGATTTGAAATTCAGATAATCTTCAAAAGATAAACGTAGAGACGCGATATATCGCGTCTCTAAAAAAGTTTTGGTTGTCATTCAAAAGCTTAATTTGGGGAAGAAC comes from Rivularia sp. PCC 7116 and encodes:
- a CDS encoding undecaprenyl-diphosphate phosphatase; protein product: MARTNVRNFIQRQLFWFLAVASAILSIAIHPLKTFANQPSTAADGVQQMKVWQAIFLGFVQGATEFLPISSTAHLKAVPVALGWGDPGVAFSAVIQLGSIAAVLWYFWKDLSRIFRGATRAMVLSDYMDFDFRLCIGILFGTLPILLFGIIIKIFIPDFDNSPLRSMSAIAIASIVMSILLGLAEKLGKRRRDFENLVMLDGLLMGFAQALALIPGVSRSGSTLTAGLFLNLERETAARFSFLLGIPAISLAGLVKLQDLLSAGVDASQMTSLTAAIVSSGVFSYLAIASLLRFLKTQSTWVFVWYRLVFGILILGSIATGFLENS
- a CDS encoding undecaprenyl-diphosphate phosphatase, whose translation is MAVSKRLLFPLLMIGSSVLSVATFPLKVLSQDASTAVVDGASQMNVWQGIFLGFVQGATEFLPISSTAHLKAVPVALGWGDPGSAFSAVIQLGSIVAVLWYFWGDLTRVLSGAYIAIRRKDYQDTDFRIALGIAIGTFPIVILGLLLKIVFEEFYENTVRGMVVIAIVSIVMALLLGLAEIKGSRQRNFEKLGMIDGILMGCAQALALIPGVSRSGSTLTAGLFMGLERETAARFSFLLGIPAISLAGLISLKDLLEVGVESSQILTLIASVISSGIFSYLAIAWLVKFLKTRSTWIFVWYRLIFGIAILAGLYFGVLENI
- a CDS encoding DUF3120 domain-containing protein, with the translated sequence MTQTLESLESLEIKTIANQKVITTVIPLHKEKDENLTSFSTSPLTPLFSGVIFRQALLVFAAAVFLVSVPVFIEAPLVRALPWLSVALTAAWVWLSKKLMSRSSTYIWGDLLLGFSWSWLAGSIYWGWLRWEPLWHLPVESIGLPFAIWCLYRNWGKVGNWFYFGSLLGTVLTDIYFYIVDLIPYWRQIMLVEPEAASPVLKAALSQVQTPAGEAWAIILAVVLLSIGIIPLKYKQLHWYAFSGAVLSTILVDSLFLIAAVLA
- the psbU gene encoding photosystem II complex extrinsic protein PsbU, which encodes MKRLAHLVTIFSLLIGFWGWLGSGGAAQAANLNQFAVNNAPIFAIDSSRVLRNRADEKLADVYGDKIDLNNTNIGAFQRYRGLYPTLAKKIVFNAPYDNVEDVLDLEGLSERQKQRLQANLENFTVNPPEEIFIDGDERINNGIYR